The Streptomyces sp. Alt3 genome has a segment encoding these proteins:
- a CDS encoding lipase family protein, whose translation MSRKRVRSRDTSPLHPASAQPAAKSLGGTSPGRRLLAGVVAAGAVCAGLSAVPASAATPEPVVSRGVTIPAFYTPPAELPAVNGALVRTEALPLGLSIPGLDGRPMPGTATRLMYRSTDSAGLPVAVTGAYIEPTAAWKGSGPRPLVALASGTMGQGDQCAPSFALQHPLTLKGDTVSVGYEALAIYRILATGAAVVVTDYVGLGTTDRLHTYVNRLDQAHALLDAARAARAVPGASVTAASRTGLYGYSQGGGASAAAAELQPSYAPDVPLAGTYSGAPPANLTSVMKGIDGSALAGALAWSISGFAQSDPDLRAVVDANISAAGKAALKDASTMCVGDALFGYGFTKSSKWTTDGRSIGDVIAADPRAKAALDKQRIGTLKPAGPVRLATGVQDDIVPHSQARQLAVDWCGKGADVTYDAIKLPNLGDKILTNHLVPLVTDQGDAISWLTDRLSGKPATSNCWTMPLQL comes from the coding sequence ATGAGCCGCAAGAGAGTCCGTTCCCGTGACACCTCCCCCCTGCACCCGGCTTCCGCGCAGCCCGCGGCGAAGAGCCTCGGCGGGACATCGCCCGGCCGGCGCCTGCTGGCCGGCGTCGTGGCCGCAGGCGCCGTCTGCGCCGGTCTGTCGGCGGTACCCGCCTCCGCGGCGACGCCGGAACCCGTCGTCTCCCGCGGGGTCACCATCCCCGCCTTCTACACCCCGCCCGCCGAACTTCCCGCAGTGAACGGCGCGTTGGTCCGCACCGAGGCCCTGCCGCTCGGGCTGAGCATCCCCGGGCTGGACGGCCGGCCCATGCCCGGCACCGCGACCCGCCTGATGTACAGGTCCACCGACTCGGCCGGGCTGCCCGTCGCCGTGACGGGTGCCTACATCGAGCCCACGGCCGCCTGGAAGGGCAGCGGACCACGCCCCCTGGTCGCACTGGCCTCGGGCACCATGGGCCAGGGCGACCAGTGCGCGCCGTCCTTCGCCCTGCAGCACCCGCTCACCCTCAAGGGCGACACGGTGTCCGTGGGATACGAGGCCCTGGCGATCTACCGGATCCTGGCCACCGGAGCGGCGGTCGTCGTCACCGACTACGTCGGCCTCGGCACCACCGACCGCCTGCACACCTACGTCAACCGGCTCGACCAGGCGCACGCCCTCCTGGACGCGGCCCGCGCCGCCCGCGCCGTACCCGGGGCATCGGTCACCGCGGCGTCCCGAACCGGCCTGTACGGATACAGCCAGGGTGGCGGCGCCAGCGCCGCCGCCGCCGAGCTCCAGCCCTCCTACGCACCCGACGTCCCGCTCGCCGGCACGTACTCCGGTGCGCCGCCCGCGAATCTGACCTCGGTGATGAAGGGCATCGACGGCAGTGCGCTCGCCGGGGCTCTCGCCTGGTCGATCAGCGGATTCGCCCAGTCCGACCCTGACCTGCGGGCGGTCGTCGACGCGAACATCAGCGCCGCCGGGAAGGCCGCGCTCAAGGACGCGTCGACCATGTGTGTCGGCGACGCGCTCTTCGGCTACGGATTCACCAAGAGCAGCAAGTGGACCACCGACGGCCGGTCCATCGGGGACGTCATCGCGGCCGACCCCCGTGCGAAGGCCGCCCTGGACAAGCAGCGCATCGGCACGCTCAAGCCCGCCGGCCCCGTGCGTCTGGCGACCGGCGTGCAGGACGACATCGTTCCGCACTCGCAGGCACGGCAACTGGCCGTCGACTGGTGCGGCAAGGGCGCCGACGTCACCTATGACGCCATCAAGCTGCCGAACCTCGGCGACAAGATCCTCACGAATCACCTCGTCCCGCTCGTCACCGACCAGGGCGACGCGATCTCCTGGCTGACCGACCGTCTCTCCGGCAAGCCCGCCACGTCCAACTGCTGGACGATGCCCCTCCAGCTCTGA
- a CDS encoding TetR/AcrR family transcriptional regulator, which produces MRAGATVREAPSVERGQTTQTNGRPSLVQRRKEALRFEIAAEAVRLFASRGVTGTTGEEIAQAVGISARTLWRHFPTKESCVLPLLSAGLESAIDQLGEWPPETGLLDFFTGLARNAVLPPATPLILDLIRMTSTDPALRAVWLQAHDDALPVLGELLARRTGGSADDLRTKVHAATLNGALRAGAEDFARRYGDDPDAAGSEIAACLLDALHAASDGLPY; this is translated from the coding sequence ATGAGGGCGGGGGCGACAGTGCGCGAAGCGCCGTCCGTGGAACGCGGGCAGACAACGCAGACGAACGGCAGACCGTCGCTCGTGCAGCGGCGCAAGGAGGCCCTCCGCTTCGAGATCGCCGCCGAGGCGGTGCGTCTGTTCGCCTCCCGGGGTGTCACGGGCACGACGGGCGAGGAGATCGCCCAGGCGGTGGGCATCTCCGCCCGCACCCTGTGGCGTCACTTCCCCACGAAGGAGAGCTGCGTACTGCCGCTCCTCTCGGCGGGGCTCGAGTCCGCCATCGACCAACTGGGGGAGTGGCCGCCTGAGACGGGGCTGCTGGACTTCTTCACGGGCCTCGCCCGCAACGCCGTGCTGCCCCCCGCGACCCCTCTCATCCTCGACCTGATCCGCATGACCTCCACCGACCCGGCCCTCCGCGCCGTCTGGCTCCAGGCCCACGACGACGCCCTGCCCGTGCTCGGGGAACTCCTCGCCAGGCGCACCGGCGGCAGTGCCGACGACCTGAGGACCAAGGTGCACGCGGCGACCCTCAACGGAGCGCTGCGCGCGGGGGCGGAGGACTTCGCCCGCCGGTACGGCGACGATCCCGACGCGGCGGGGTCCGAGATCGCCGCGTGCCTCCTCGACGCCCTGCACGCGGCCTCGGACGGCCTGCCCTACTGA
- a CDS encoding lonely Cys domain-containing protein — protein sequence MTDDDLPPGPAGPAEDETFGPREREAVGITLSVGQRTEMMLRGDDRLPAGALSPLDLMRVRMAGDGAWSDAMDTAAARASRRLWARAYADFAGTAPENTGGSGTDRAWDAAVSLVLPAEPHAVLADSRYAGEDFRDAVRRVAGHLLGAWNGTGAAPVSAVELADTLRSGLGLRQRRTPPATDTGADADTPTDAEATPAAAPVAQSGTDADMPDIDMTAPDEPVLDTGGLGELDISAWDGVDLGDFDFDFGDFDFDLLATGLEDLAAPDVDMADAEPIGTDPTALDTGGAQQVFAVPTTAVPPRPLARLPRQSLVTYAPGETRPSAGAQGDVERLAFQVARAGLRNLRARVPLPKIDIAGFGADARGAGTAQEREQAARQRGDQRARTAYDLFVRSLDDALRALQTNLPVGRTRLTPKDFKITQRGRARLPGQVGIAGLPEPVSRADLGRQATIALTSPGHAAAVEALDGARRDDPELRTGTFDVDAVARRVLHLAPSVLVDPEMRRDLYTMVERALAAGRAGGLAALTAFSLDEQGVLAPDRARHVTVGGTRMAGLNWAGSDVVELDSMFIEGLRPDGSGGFESMGITDFAPWTWSETPYAVLADGRHDTVTVRLPDGTAQDLDAAEFAELVSADPALQGLPDDTPIVLAVPSAGDRYLDLPRTLADRTGRTVWVHSGQARRNPGPAGASTIAVIRQDGLPHGSWFPVRPGLAPDADDGAPDWHRDVLTQPVVSALTGEQIGRSLHTPGELAGTREHNFSRLDQMTLYVHFDPATGTYSAKLPLDDPGPKDKAYHLAGHGLPGRLVLPMADGGSRTADRHEAGEWLRRRKSLSSRPADHWLDMVVCYSSTPQDGTTQDLSQAGHSFAVPFAADPLADDALSLGQHLANETRRTVRLSYALQGAFTYQDDPVRVLFTDASGRRWWWETRRPEPDEAELDRLAELAGFEGDASPRSRAELLRLVRAMRLLLGQDVEDADDFTTLIRGAAAVVNMWHADPDLGPTGPFSHDLLRRVIAAHPEAASGVDRDVTRRVLAAAAQAWQSGPSMPVSRFVNLPVLDSAARWLGDTAAVDTAAVTALKLSGPDEVDGAGRARMFWARVKAEETLLAAQDADALTTRVLHLDPAVEVDEALRGEALNLLTRGFAAGRNMADVDVAAAYDLESRGAFDHASAATTMGSALGGGLDWKDGAAALLPGLDTFRVQSGVVAAPWAGQDASGAAKPVPYLVRASVDLQDGNGLHVTFNGATYQVRAAEFAELLASDAELRRKDLTTPVLLILDGLDGPAPGVADLVAQRLGRSVWWSPFPVELSGTDDAGVTVPTLVGSLMTLTSPTAADWREARPVDRGGVQEGRRPVDSPLPAAPPSAAAATASSGKARSSAGDPMQGVETDSDPMEGVETTSASVTTTPVRTAPAAPPPPALPTRSLVAYAHGITTPSADGTETLRLLASQVAAAGLRNRRAGVSLPRVAVTGYGADARRDEQAAAARRRAQTARTLFRRLLARALEDLQQDLPAGGPRLTVEDFTVGARSMARAPEGWVGTGPLDGVTRAELGRQATIGITQPPDAAAMQTLDTLRRRDRSLRDRPLDVDALARRVLHLDPGAGVGQDRLAELFALVQRSTAAGAATSLAALGAFHLAELGVRAPGRARHFTVQGRRVPGLNWDDDTVAELDTASGDVLEDTPSGTYDVLDTLRTPWPQGVTPYVVAADGAHDRVEARLPDGSTRELDVDEFVELVAADVAQETPAQGTPIVLAVPFAGDAYLDLPRKLADRTGLTVWAHSGEVTLSSAPGAASTIDIVRRPGVPQGDWIASVPGLAPDPDDDAPAWHREVVTRPIVSSLSGKQIGRASHHPAEYAQHFEQEGRHFDRMTTFVHHYPATGGTSQEHDLPRPGPEDTAYRLDMHGEPGVLQLALRDGGVRLVDEREAGPWLKRRKSLASLPEDHWIDLVVCWSGAPRGSAVPAPATVSDAFPGPFVPDPLRDVSMGQHLANSTGRTVRLAYSSQGARSDGGRYMRTLYADAQGRHRAWDLFRPEPSGPGLDRLAEAAGHRTGAGPVTDEARARTLRLVRALRLTFGHEVDEAPDFGDLLRGAAAVDHMWSSDSDFDAAGPFTLDLLRRVTEAHAGGAAVDQEATRRALTAAAEQWSMWPGDVLVSFVDLPAVEAAAQWMRDGDPADEAATALDIDADEVGVTERSRIFWARVKAEEALPDADPGQHEFIAQVLHLPPGARTGRAERDETLDLITRAFAVGRDASDPDAAAAYALEESGAYTTTRLRTVQDGAHGGGRDFTGVPMPSDVDLARFRTPAGVVDAPWKQGTDTPVPYLVRVAPDPHDPDLLRLSYDGETSSVPTAEFAEMLANDLPLMRRELTTPVVLAFSGPPADAGDVAHRLAQRLGRSVWWTDFPADLSAAGGSGQPVLDLRDSAVAGSVPTADVWHETRPVRYTAAGDAPRTLPAPVPRSTGRGTRSPAPSESPSTGSLPSPGAVDAASDPAGRAQPYSADGRFDERFAETLEAFPVATSTDRHTVWGYGQEDAEFHVFVAEIPALGLRGEYNSDGPSAGGVTDMAGKVYSDGPAWDWYLPGRGLVASSRLLTEPHTATEDGPPPVPVIWPATGPVSSAPPVDPATVAADPAALAGSTLPDALWRDHDGPLFRFSPDGPERVFGEGLRAYGPDMVHLLDHVYGGSSLVPTTVFASTTANRHYVRDSARANPMGAHALYHRYRWRYDIQVPGGIDVNATLGLASPFPDQEEVLFPGGIDRRYIRGAQPMEYGMPLGPYVANPHFAPATPSDGAREGDGPGAGDIGGARG from the coding sequence TTGACCGACGACGACCTGCCGCCCGGTCCGGCGGGGCCCGCCGAGGACGAGACCTTCGGCCCGCGGGAACGTGAGGCGGTGGGCATCACGCTCTCCGTCGGCCAGCGGACCGAGATGATGCTGCGCGGCGACGACCGGCTGCCCGCGGGCGCGCTGTCGCCGCTGGACCTGATGCGGGTGCGGATGGCCGGCGACGGTGCCTGGTCGGACGCGATGGACACGGCCGCCGCGCGAGCGTCGAGGCGGCTGTGGGCACGGGCGTACGCGGACTTCGCCGGAACGGCCCCCGAGAACACGGGCGGGAGCGGGACCGACCGTGCCTGGGACGCCGCCGTCTCCCTGGTGCTCCCGGCGGAGCCGCACGCGGTCCTCGCCGACTCCCGGTACGCCGGTGAGGACTTCCGCGACGCGGTACGCCGTGTCGCCGGCCACCTGCTGGGAGCCTGGAACGGTACCGGGGCCGCCCCCGTGTCCGCCGTGGAGCTGGCCGACACGCTCCGCTCCGGGCTCGGCCTGCGACAGCGCCGGACGCCGCCTGCCACGGACACCGGCGCCGACGCGGACACCCCCACCGACGCCGAAGCGACCCCGGCCGCGGCCCCGGTCGCGCAGTCGGGCACCGACGCCGATATGCCGGACATCGACATGACGGCACCGGATGAACCGGTGCTCGACACCGGCGGCCTCGGCGAACTCGACATCTCCGCATGGGACGGCGTCGACCTCGGTGACTTCGACTTCGATTTCGGTGACTTCGACTTCGACCTGCTCGCAACGGGCCTCGAAGACCTGGCCGCCCCCGACGTGGACATGGCCGACGCGGAGCCGATCGGCACCGACCCGACGGCGCTGGACACGGGCGGCGCGCAGCAGGTGTTCGCCGTACCGACGACCGCGGTCCCGCCCCGCCCGCTCGCTCGCCTGCCCCGGCAGAGCCTCGTGACGTACGCCCCGGGAGAGACGCGGCCCTCGGCCGGCGCACAGGGCGACGTCGAACGCCTGGCGTTCCAGGTCGCCAGGGCCGGGCTGCGCAACCTGCGTGCGCGGGTGCCGCTGCCGAAGATCGACATCGCGGGCTTCGGCGCCGACGCACGCGGGGCCGGAACCGCGCAGGAGCGGGAACAGGCCGCCCGGCAGCGGGGCGACCAGCGTGCCCGGACCGCGTACGACCTGTTCGTCCGGAGTCTCGACGACGCGCTGCGCGCCCTCCAGACGAATCTGCCGGTGGGCCGGACCCGGCTGACCCCGAAGGACTTCAAGATCACCCAGCGTGGCCGGGCGCGCCTGCCCGGCCAGGTCGGCATCGCCGGCCTGCCGGAGCCGGTGAGCCGCGCGGACCTGGGCCGCCAGGCCACCATCGCCCTCACCTCGCCGGGGCACGCGGCGGCGGTCGAGGCGCTGGACGGGGCACGCCGCGACGACCCGGAGCTGCGCACCGGTACGTTCGACGTGGACGCGGTCGCCCGGCGCGTCCTCCACCTCGCCCCGTCCGTCCTCGTCGACCCGGAGATGCGCCGCGACCTGTACACGATGGTCGAGCGGGCACTCGCGGCCGGGCGGGCCGGCGGCCTGGCGGCGCTCACGGCGTTCTCCCTCGATGAGCAGGGCGTCCTCGCCCCGGACCGCGCCCGGCACGTCACCGTGGGCGGGACCCGGATGGCAGGCCTGAACTGGGCCGGATCCGACGTCGTCGAACTGGACAGCATGTTCATCGAGGGCCTCCGGCCGGACGGGTCCGGCGGCTTCGAGTCGATGGGCATCACGGACTTCGCCCCGTGGACGTGGAGCGAGACGCCGTACGCCGTGCTGGCCGACGGGCGCCACGACACGGTGACGGTGCGGCTGCCCGACGGCACGGCGCAGGACCTCGACGCCGCCGAATTCGCCGAACTGGTCTCCGCCGACCCGGCGTTGCAGGGCCTCCCGGACGACACCCCGATCGTGCTGGCCGTCCCCTCCGCCGGCGACCGGTACCTGGACCTGCCGCGCACGCTCGCCGACCGGACGGGCCGCACCGTGTGGGTCCACAGCGGCCAGGCACGACGCAACCCCGGCCCGGCCGGGGCGAGTACCATCGCCGTGATCCGGCAGGACGGACTGCCGCACGGCTCCTGGTTCCCGGTCCGGCCCGGCCTCGCGCCCGACGCCGACGACGGCGCACCGGACTGGCACCGTGACGTACTGACCCAGCCCGTCGTCAGCGCGCTGACCGGAGAGCAGATCGGCCGCAGCCTGCACACGCCCGGCGAGCTCGCCGGCACGCGTGAGCACAACTTCAGCCGCCTCGACCAGATGACGCTGTACGTCCACTTCGACCCCGCCACCGGGACGTACTCCGCGAAGCTCCCGCTGGACGACCCGGGGCCGAAGGACAAGGCGTACCACCTGGCCGGCCACGGCCTGCCGGGGCGGCTGGTGCTGCCGATGGCCGACGGAGGGTCGAGGACGGCGGACCGGCACGAGGCGGGCGAGTGGCTGCGCCGGCGCAAGAGCCTTTCGAGCAGGCCCGCCGACCACTGGCTCGACATGGTGGTCTGCTATTCCTCGACCCCCCAGGACGGCACCACGCAGGACCTCTCCCAGGCCGGCCACTCCTTCGCCGTGCCGTTCGCCGCCGATCCGCTCGCGGACGACGCCCTCTCCCTGGGGCAGCACCTCGCGAACGAGACGCGGCGCACGGTGCGCCTCTCCTACGCCCTGCAGGGCGCGTTCACCTACCAGGACGACCCCGTACGGGTGCTGTTCACCGACGCGAGCGGCCGCCGGTGGTGGTGGGAGACCCGCCGTCCGGAGCCCGACGAGGCCGAGCTCGACCGCCTCGCGGAACTGGCCGGATTCGAGGGTGATGCGTCGCCGCGGAGCCGTGCCGAGCTGCTGCGCCTGGTGCGGGCCATGCGTCTGCTACTCGGACAGGACGTGGAGGACGCGGACGACTTCACGACCCTGATCCGCGGAGCCGCCGCGGTCGTCAACATGTGGCACGCCGATCCGGACCTCGGCCCGACGGGACCGTTCTCGCACGACCTGCTGCGACGGGTGATCGCCGCCCACCCCGAGGCTGCGTCCGGGGTGGACCGGGACGTCACCCGCCGTGTCCTGGCCGCGGCGGCACAGGCCTGGCAGTCCGGCCCGTCCATGCCGGTGAGCCGCTTCGTGAACCTGCCCGTGCTCGACTCGGCCGCCCGCTGGCTCGGTGACACCGCGGCGGTGGACACGGCGGCCGTCACCGCGCTGAAGCTCTCCGGCCCCGACGAGGTGGACGGAGCCGGGCGGGCACGGATGTTCTGGGCGCGGGTCAAGGCCGAGGAGACACTGCTCGCTGCCCAGGACGCCGACGCGCTCACGACGAGGGTGCTCCATCTCGACCCCGCCGTCGAGGTGGACGAGGCGTTGCGCGGCGAGGCCCTGAACCTGCTCACCAGGGGTTTCGCCGCGGGCCGGAACATGGCCGACGTCGATGTGGCGGCCGCGTACGACCTGGAGTCACGGGGCGCGTTCGACCACGCCTCGGCGGCGACGACCATGGGGTCCGCCCTGGGCGGCGGTCTCGACTGGAAGGACGGCGCCGCCGCCCTCCTGCCCGGACTGGACACGTTCCGTGTGCAGAGCGGAGTCGTCGCCGCTCCGTGGGCCGGTCAGGACGCCTCGGGCGCGGCCAAGCCGGTGCCCTACCTGGTGCGGGCCTCCGTGGATCTGCAGGACGGCAACGGCCTCCATGTGACCTTCAACGGCGCTACGTACCAGGTGCGGGCCGCCGAGTTCGCCGAACTGCTCGCTTCCGACGCCGAGTTGCGGCGCAAGGACCTGACGACCCCCGTCCTGCTGATACTGGACGGTCTCGACGGGCCCGCGCCCGGCGTCGCGGACCTGGTGGCCCAGCGGCTCGGCCGCAGCGTGTGGTGGAGCCCCTTCCCGGTGGAGCTGTCCGGTACGGACGACGCGGGTGTCACGGTGCCCACGCTCGTCGGTTCGCTGATGACACTGACCAGCCCGACGGCCGCCGACTGGCGCGAGGCGCGGCCCGTCGACCGGGGCGGGGTCCAGGAGGGCCGCCGACCGGTCGATTCGCCCCTGCCCGCCGCTCCGCCGTCCGCCGCTGCCGCGACAGCTTCCTCGGGGAAGGCCCGCTCCTCGGCCGGGGACCCCATGCAGGGGGTGGAGACGGACTCCGACCCCATGGAGGGGGTGGAGACGACCTCGGCATCCGTGACCACCACGCCCGTCCGCACGGCCCCGGCCGCCCCACCGCCGCCCGCGCTTCCCACGCGCAGCCTGGTCGCGTACGCGCACGGCATCACGACACCGTCCGCGGACGGCACGGAGACCCTGCGCCTGCTGGCGTCCCAGGTGGCCGCCGCGGGGCTGCGCAACCGGCGGGCGGGCGTGTCGCTGCCACGCGTCGCCGTCACCGGCTACGGCGCCGACGCGCGCCGTGACGAGCAGGCCGCCGCGGCCAGGCGGCGCGCACAGACCGCGCGGACCCTGTTCCGGCGGCTGCTGGCGCGCGCCCTCGAGGACCTCCAGCAGGACCTGCCCGCCGGCGGACCGCGCCTGACCGTCGAGGACTTCACGGTCGGGGCGCGGAGCATGGCCCGGGCCCCCGAGGGCTGGGTGGGCACAGGTCCCCTCGACGGTGTGACCCGCGCGGAGCTGGGCCGGCAGGCGACGATCGGCATCACCCAGCCGCCCGACGCGGCAGCGATGCAGACCCTGGACACCCTGCGTCGCCGTGACCGCTCCCTGCGCGACCGCCCGCTGGACGTCGACGCGCTCGCCCGCCGCGTGCTGCACCTGGACCCCGGCGCGGGCGTCGGACAGGACCGGCTGGCGGAACTGTTCGCCCTGGTGCAACGGTCCACGGCCGCCGGCGCGGCCACGAGCCTCGCGGCCCTGGGCGCCTTCCACCTGGCCGAGCTGGGTGTGCGAGCGCCCGGCCGCGCGCGCCACTTCACCGTTCAGGGCCGCCGGGTCCCGGGTCTCAACTGGGACGACGACACCGTCGCGGAGCTGGACACGGCCAGTGGTGACGTGCTGGAGGACACCCCGTCCGGTACGTACGACGTCCTCGACACCCTGCGGACCCCGTGGCCGCAGGGCGTCACCCCCTACGTCGTGGCCGCCGACGGAGCGCACGACCGGGTGGAGGCACGGCTGCCGGACGGCTCGACGCGCGAGCTGGACGTCGACGAGTTCGTGGAGCTCGTCGCGGCGGACGTGGCGCAGGAGACGCCGGCGCAGGGCACCCCCATCGTGCTGGCCGTCCCCTTCGCCGGGGACGCCTACCTCGACCTGCCGCGCAAGCTCGCGGACCGCACCGGACTCACGGTGTGGGCGCACAGCGGCGAGGTGACGCTCAGTTCGGCGCCCGGAGCGGCGAGCACCATCGACATCGTCCGGCGGCCCGGCGTCCCGCAGGGCGACTGGATCGCGAGCGTGCCCGGCCTGGCCCCCGACCCCGACGACGACGCACCGGCCTGGCACCGCGAAGTGGTGACGCGGCCCATCGTCAGCTCCCTGAGCGGGAAGCAGATCGGCCGGGCCTCGCACCACCCCGCCGAGTACGCCCAGCACTTCGAGCAGGAGGGCCGCCACTTCGACCGGATGACGACGTTCGTGCACCACTACCCCGCCACGGGCGGGACGTCCCAGGAACACGACCTGCCGCGCCCGGGCCCCGAGGACACCGCCTACCGCCTGGACATGCACGGCGAACCGGGCGTCCTCCAACTGGCGCTGCGGGACGGCGGCGTCCGGCTGGTCGACGAGCGGGAGGCCGGGCCGTGGCTCAAGCGCCGCAAGAGCCTGGCGAGCCTGCCCGAGGACCACTGGATCGACCTGGTGGTCTGCTGGAGCGGAGCGCCCAGGGGAAGTGCCGTGCCGGCCCCGGCCACCGTGAGCGACGCCTTCCCCGGCCCGTTCGTCCCCGACCCGCTGCGTGACGTGTCCATGGGACAGCACCTGGCGAACAGCACGGGACGAACCGTCCGCCTGGCGTACAGCTCGCAGGGGGCGCGGTCGGACGGCGGCCGCTACATGCGCACCCTGTACGCGGACGCGCAGGGACGCCACCGGGCCTGGGACCTGTTCCGGCCGGAGCCCTCGGGCCCCGGACTGGACCGCCTGGCCGAGGCCGCCGGTCACCGCACGGGCGCCGGACCCGTCACGGACGAGGCGCGCGCGAGGACGCTGCGCCTGGTGCGGGCGCTGCGGCTCACGTTCGGGCACGAGGTGGACGAAGCCCCCGACTTCGGCGATCTGCTGCGCGGTGCGGCGGCGGTGGACCACATGTGGAGCAGCGACTCCGACTTCGACGCGGCCGGCCCCTTCACGCTGGACCTGCTGCGCCGGGTGACCGAGGCGCACGCCGGCGGCGCCGCCGTGGACCAGGAAGCCACCCGGCGTGCGCTGACCGCCGCCGCCGAGCAGTGGTCCATGTGGCCCGGCGACGTGCTGGTCAGCTTCGTGGACCTGCCGGCGGTGGAGGCCGCCGCACAGTGGATGCGGGACGGCGACCCCGCGGACGAGGCCGCGACCGCCCTGGACATCGATGCCGACGAGGTCGGCGTGACCGAGCGGTCACGCATCTTCTGGGCCCGGGTCAAGGCCGAGGAGGCGCTGCCCGACGCCGACCCCGGCCAGCACGAGTTCATCGCGCAGGTCCTCCACCTGCCCCCGGGCGCCCGGACGGGCCGAGCGGAGCGCGACGAGACGCTGGACCTGATCACCCGCGCCTTCGCGGTGGGCCGCGACGCGTCCGATCCGGACGCGGCGGCGGCATACGCCCTGGAGGAGTCCGGCGCCTACACCACCACCCGTCTGCGCACGGTCCAGGACGGCGCACACGGGGGCGGCCGCGACTTCACCGGCGTACCGATGCCGTCGGACGTGGACCTGGCGCGGTTCCGCACACCCGCCGGAGTGGTGGACGCACCGTGGAAGCAGGGGACGGACACACCGGTCCCGTACCTGGTACGCGTCGCCCCGGATCCGCACGACCCTGACCTCCTCCGCCTGTCCTACGACGGCGAGACGTCCAGCGTGCCGACCGCCGAGTTCGCGGAAATGCTCGCGAACGACCTGCCGTTGATGCGCCGGGAACTGACCACCCCCGTGGTCCTGGCGTTCTCGGGACCGCCCGCCGACGCCGGCGACGTCGCCCACCGGCTCGCCCAGCGGCTGGGCCGCTCCGTCTGGTGGACCGACTTCCCCGCGGACCTGTCGGCGGCCGGCGGCTCCGGACAGCCGGTGCTGGACCTGCGCGACTCGGCCGTCGCCGGGAGCGTGCCGACGGCCGACGTCTGGCACGAGACGCGTCCGGTCCGGTACACCGCGGCCGGGGACGCGCCCCGCACGCTCCCCGCGCCGGTGCCCCGGTCCACCGGCCGGGGCACCCGGAGCCCGGCCCCGTCCGAGTCGCCGTCCACCGGCTCGCTCCCGTCCCCGGGCGCCGTCGACGCCGCGTCGGACCCGGCGGGGCGGGCCCAGCCCTACTCGGCGGACGGACGGTTCGACGAGCGGTTCGCGGAGACCCTGGAGGCCTTCCCCGTGGCCACCTCCACCGACCGTCACACGGTGTGGGGCTACGGCCAGGAAGACGCGGAGTTCCACGTGTTCGTGGCCGAGATACCGGCCCTCGGACTGCGCGGCGAGTACAACTCCGACGGACCGTCCGCCGGTGGTGTCACCGACATGGCCGGGAAGGTGTACTCCGACGGCCCGGCCTGGGACTGGTACCTGCCCGGCCGCGGACTCGTCGCCTCCTCGCGCCTGCTGACGGAGCCGCACACGGCGACCGAGGACGGCCCCCCGCCCGTACCGGTCATCTGGCCCGCCACAGGGCCGGTGAGCAGCGCTCCGCCCGTCGACCCCGCCACCGTCGCCGCCGACCCGGCCGCACTGGCGGGCAGCACACTCCCCGACGCGCTGTGGCGCGACCACGACGGCCCTCTGTTCCGCTTCAGCCCCGACGGGCCCGAGCGGGTCTTCGGCGAGGGCCTCAGGGCGTACGGCCCCGACATGGTGCACCTCCTCGACCATGTCTACGGGGGCAGCTCCCTGGTCCCCACCACCGTCTTCGCGAGCACGACCGCGAACCGTCACTACGTGCGCGACAGCGCCCGTGCGAACCCGATGGGCGCCCACGCCCTGTACCACCGCTATCGCTGGCGCTACGACATCCAGGTCCCCGGCGGCATCGACGTGAACGCCACCCTGGGCCTTGCCTCGCCCTTCCCCGACCAGGAGGAAGTGCTGTTCCCCGGGGGCATCGACCGCCGGTACATCCGTGGCGCGCAGCCGATGGAGTACGGCATGCCGCTCGGACCGTACGTCGCCAACCCGCACTTCGCGCCCGCCACGCCGTCCGACGGTGCGCGGGAGGGCGACGGACCGGGGGCGGGCGACATCGGCGGTGCGCGTGGGTGA
- a CDS encoding type VII secretion system-associated protein encodes MSESGAETRAPQDPVPPEEFVQAARLAPDHWLYLADPAWQGDGPPPEWAVVGQWRSDSEGEIVEWEDNEDYRPSPEAMGWPEPADDVDRAIQLATTGYGPVEDVTSALARTEVAVLVTADGEPVSASATDGTAVVLVFTSPRHLQAAGQLGFERMPVVDLLGRVPSGHHLCLNSTAAVSMVLAVDGLAETLLGVVTAPSSTATDG; translated from the coding sequence ATGAGTGAGTCCGGCGCCGAAACCCGTGCCCCCCAGGATCCCGTACCCCCCGAGGAGTTCGTCCAGGCCGCCCGGCTGGCACCCGACCACTGGCTCTACCTGGCCGATCCGGCTTGGCAGGGGGACGGCCCGCCGCCGGAGTGGGCCGTGGTCGGCCAGTGGCGTTCCGACTCCGAGGGCGAGATCGTCGAATGGGAGGACAACGAGGACTACAGGCCGTCACCCGAGGCGATGGGATGGCCGGAACCCGCCGACGACGTGGACCGTGCGATCCAGCTCGCCACCACCGGGTACGGCCCGGTGGAGGACGTCACCTCGGCCCTGGCCAGGACCGAGGTCGCGGTGCTCGTCACGGCGGACGGCGAGCCGGTGAGTGCGTCGGCGACCGACGGCACGGCGGTGGTGCTGGTCTTCACCTCCCCCCGCCATCTCCAGGCCGCCGGGCAGCTGGGCTTCGAACGGATGCCGGTGGTGGACCTGCTCGGCCGCGTCCCCTCCGGTCACCACCTCTGCCTCAACAGCACAGCCGCCGTGAGCATGGTGCTGGCCGTGGACGGGCTGGCGGAGACGCTGCTCGGCGTCGTGACGGCGCCGAGCAGCACTGCGACGGACGGCTGA